From the genome of Salvia splendens isolate huo1 chromosome 7, SspV2, whole genome shotgun sequence:
ATCTATCTTATTTCAAGCTAAAGAGGCGTCAAAACAAGATTGTAAAACTATCACTAAAGATGCACCTAAAGAGATAGATTAATTCATAAGGCAAGTAGCAAAGACAATTATGAAATAGAAACGAACATAGGATAAATCACGAAATGTATTTGTCTAACAACATGTTTGGAGCAACAATGGAGTTCTTAGCCTAACATGATCAAACTAAGAACAAAGCTAATGGAGATAAAAATCCTTGAAACCATGGAGCTTGAAGATGATGCAAATTTGACTTTGGAGAATTCTTATTTTTCCAACTTCTTTACCAAGAAGACACGTAgcacttcacacacaaaattCTCACAAATATGTTTTCAGCCCAAATTCGAACACCACCCAACTATATAAACTTAATCTCCCAATTTGATGTTTTTCGATTTCTCTCCAGATTCCTCTGCTCCaatccccttttctctcccAATTCCTACTCTTGATTTCTCTCAATTTTTGTCCCCCCGCAACCGTCTGCCCCCTCCCCAATCTTATGCATCCCAACTGCTAAGAAACTGCAAGTTTGCGGTTAAAGATgaactacccggccgggtagaattTTACAACtgaaaaatcacccggccgggtgactgaAATTCGACCCTTCCTGGACTCGCGCTGCTTACTGGAtctcacccggccgggtggaattttaACTCCAcaaattcacccgaccgggtgactGAAATTCCTCCCGTCTGGACTCCGTATTCCTTACGAAACGCACCCGACCGGGTGTGTTTGTTGGTGCAAAACTCACCCGGGCGGGTGATTGCTGCTGCTGCGTGAAACGGCTGTTCGGAGCATTGGGCGTCATTTCCGATGGATTTCCGGTGAACTGATGTCCTCCGCGCTCATCCTCAATGATTGTGGGATATGCAGCAAGAGGTGAGATGGCTCCAGATGGGGTGATCCTTGTCAGCATGCTTGTTACATATGCTGTGCAAGTGAATTTGTTGCTTTGAATCTGGTTCTGAGGTTGATCCAAAGAATTTGGAACATTTACAAAACTGTCCCAGTTAAGCTGTTTTCCATAAAGGTTCGAGCTTTCGCCTCCATTATTCTGCTGTGGTTGGTTTTGAATGGTGAATTGACTCTGCAAATTCATGGAAAATATGTAGCACTTGGGGGAAAAATATAGacaatatgcttcgcatcaccatacattctactaattcattacacttacattttattataaaatcaatatataaagtagcctacaaattccattaacttttttttccCAATTTACTTTGTAAAAttcaacaatttcttaaaatatgtatTACTACAATAAGAATATTTAAtcatggacgaagggagtactatatttttcttCACTAATCTTcaattttactttcttttacATTATCAATATATTAAATATGTACTATCAAAgatgatatttaaaaaaaattaaattcgaatGTTTGCAATTTGAATTGATATAAAATATGTATATCTTTTCATTTAACTTTTTTGCGTATGTGAACCATGTAAAAACTAATTGGATAAGTTAAAAGTAGTACTTCGATTATAAGTATAGATTGCGATAACAGTTGACCGATAATCATTAATAGTTGTAAATCAGTTTACATATATTTAACTCTATAAAATTTGAGGCTTCCCTTATAAATTGGTGCAAAATGATGTTTGGATGCACCGTAAACTAAAAGATGGGTGATTTAAGCATAAAGTTGTgtatcataatttaatttttttttaatataaactgAATACATTAGATGCAATATCTTGGTGAAAGAGGCCATTTAATTGTCTTACTCTCACCGATGTATTCCTACTATGAGGCCATtatatataatttgtttttttatgtagATATATAAGAAttatcttaatttaattaaattatagtagtgCTAAATAaaccttttatttttaaacttaCATAATATTTATTGCTCCCCAATACATGTACTGCAAAAATGGGCAATAGGCAGAACATCGAATTCAATACGAGCCCATTAGATATAAGTTCAATTTGTATTGCTTTTTATTAACCTAACTTCGAGCTAACTATGGAAAAGTCATTTGTGCAAATTGCATCAGTTGCGAATTTCGTAAAATATgacataaagaaataaaatgagcAAAATATGAAAGACCAAGATCAAATGTGAATAAAGTACTTAAAAGAGAACAAGATAAAAAGTGAGTGATAAATTAgaagtcattttttattttagatactCGTATAAGACTATCTTTTATGGATGGTCGTAAATGGAGAtgtgagactatttttttgtagataaagataatatttaattaaatggaTGATTTGATAGTGAAGCTAAATTGGCCAAATGGGCTATGCAAGCCCAACCCATGCCCGCGAGGCTCGGATAATTCAATCACGAAACTTTGAAATTGTTATCCATTTAAAACGAGTGAATATATTAGTGGAGTCAATATTAACTTTTAGACTCTAGATATTGATCCTTTTGTGTTTTATTAGCATTGGTTATTTAGAATCTTAAAATTATAGATATTATGTTTATAGAATTATTGGGATTGTATTTCTTAATTTAGTTATAATTCATTCGTTAGTTCTCAATTAtcgaatgattgattgttgtaaaatttgagatgttttagcatgtaatatatttatagagAAATTATTTTAGGGTCTTATTAATGAATTTGTATAGACATTGCTACATATAAACTATAGTATTTGAGTATAAATTGGTTTCTTTGTATATTATAGCTGGTAACTGGATTGGATTgacttaattttatttgtttttttggtCTTATTGTATATCGATTGCATTTGGAGAgccaaaatttcatttttctttaagGGTTCGGGCTtatttagtatttattttgtttttataaaattttatttctctttcataAATTTAGTGTTAATATTTAAGTTTGTGTACGCTTGTGTTATGTTGTGTACTGTGAAATTAAAGAACAATGTATCAATTAAAAATACTTATATGTATATGAAATCTTATATATATGGTACCGCGCATAGCGCGCGGGTGGAAAACTAGTAGCTATAAAAAGAACACCTCAACACTATTTTATCACACATTGAAAatgaattactccctccgtcccaattaagttgagtcatttctttttttttgacaaaaaataaaacatctaattactcttactttattccatcacctACTATGTCTTTTCGACTTAATTCCTCTCTCATACCTTTaaatacaatttcttaatctctgtgcccaaaagttttgactcaatttagttgggacggggggagtataaaacattcaaggatgctctatagaaaataattactagtaatagtttttttaaaatttataagccCAACAAATAAGTATATATGCTCTATAttgatttatttatgaaaattgaattttaaatttaaagcatatttttttatattcatcCGAACCATCTcaaaattattttctaaataatttttgtatttttatttggtTCAAAACGGTCTATTTCGATTAAAATATTTCCCTAACTGTAACCGACCCGCAAAAAACCTATAGCccagttccggttcaaaaaTAAAACTGGTGATTTTGGTTCAGCAGTTAACCGATTGTCCGATTAACCTTGGCCACCTCTAAAGCCACTGCAACAGGAGCctttatttgaataaataattGTAATTAGTATTACTTTCATGATGTAATTCCGTTAAATAGTAAAGTTTTGGAGTAATTTGTTATGCaatttaaaagttaaaacttaCGATAGTTCTAAACATGTTTAAGTATGAAACctttcaataatattttattactactattcaATGTATCGGTTCCCCTTAGTTGACCATGCATGCGATTTTACTATTTCAGTAAAAGTTAAATTTAATTGATATCGACAATGTATCAAAGTTTGATTCGATCTCTAATATTTTAGTATCTATTAAATTTTGTCGAATATTTATCATACCTAACAACAATCTAGTACAGAAGGGTAGATATTCATGTCATACTATTGAGAAGCATAGATTAAAATATTTGATTCTGTAACAATATGAGATTAATTATTACATAGCTAATACAAGGCACAAGCCAAGATAATATCGCAAAGATCACATACTTAGTCTAGGAAAGCCAAGTAATGATATAAAAAAAGCTTTACAAAACTTGAAAACTAAACAGCAAATTAATagaagtagtagtaatatataaTAACACAAAGATGACAAACTTTAAGTCTAGCGAAACACAAGTAGCTAGTAATACAAAACATTTTAGAAAATTAGCAAACTAATGAGCAAATTAATTATTACAGAATCCCAAACTCCGATCCGATGCATTTAGCAAGAAACAACATGCACGGCCGCCATGGAACTCTAGAGAGGTGGGCACACGAATCCCGGCGGCGGCGTAAGGCCGCATGTGGCCAGCAGCTGCAACGCCAAGGGAAGGTAAATGTTGAGATTGAGAAGCTTAAGCCTTATTGTTGTGCACAAGCAAACGGCAGCTTCTAACTCTAGAAGGCCTTGGAGCACCGGGCAGCATATGTTCTCCACCGGGTTTCCTATCCCCACGTGGACCAACCCTCCCAGTACGTCGAGGCACAGCCCTAGTTTCAGCGCGTCTATGGGGCACGTGGCTGCTGGAGGTGGTCCAGGTTTGCCTCCTCCGGGTGGGGTGTAGGGGGGGTAAGGAGAGGCCGGTGGCGGTTTGGTCACTGGAGGGTTTGTGATTGGTGGTGTGGTGATTGGAGGTGGCATGATTATCGGGGGAGAGATGACGGGAGGTGGCGTGATTATTGGTGGCACGATGACGGGTGGGTGGACTACCGGGGGGGCGTGGTGGGGTGGTTGGGGAGGGTGGTGTTTGGGAGGGGAAGGTGGGTGTGGATGGTGTTTGGGAGGAGAGGGTGGATGTGAGTGTTTAGGAGGGGAGGGTGGGTGGGGGTGGTGGTGGCCCGGGGGGGAGGGGCGGCCGCCGTAGGGCGGGTAAGGTGGTGGGCAGTTTTGTTGCCAAGAGTAGGCTGGTGGCAATGTGATTAGCATGAAAACCATGAACATGTACAACATTGCTAGAGGCTTTGAATCCATGGATTTGGTTAGGGTTTTTGAGTTTGTGAGTTTAGGGTTTCTTTCATCCATGATTTTATAGTTCAATTTTGGGACAACCCGTGAATGATATGCTGTACACCAATTAATGCAACAACTttctagtagtactattttataatatacagttataaattaatatgcCTAGTATATGATGTTGTGTGGAACAATTAAATCAATTACTAAACTTTAAAGGA
Proteins encoded in this window:
- the LOC121810635 gene encoding 36.4 kDa proline-rich protein-like, whose protein sequence is MDERNPKLTNSKTLTKSMDSKPLAMLYMFMVFMLITLPPAYSWQQNCPPPYPPYGGRPSPPGHHHPHPPSPPKHSHPPSPPKHHPHPPSPPKHHPPQPPHHAPPVVHPPVIVPPIITPPPVISPPIIMPPPITTPPITNPPVTKPPPASPYPPYTPPGGGKPGPPPAATCPIDALKLGLCLDVLGGLVHVGIGNPVENICCPVLQGLLELEAAVCLCTTIRLKLLNLNIYLPLALQLLATCGLTPPPGFVCPPL